The sequence below is a genomic window from Microbacterium sp. SORGH_AS_0888.
AAGGGAGAACTCGTGGAGTCCATCTCCGAGATCCAGACCACCGATTCGGCTGCCGACGAGATCGTCGAGCCGACCGAGACCACCGCCGTTTCGTCCACGGACGCCGAGGCGGCTCCCGCCGCCGCGGCGGAGCCTGCGGCCGCTGCGCCGGACGAGCCGGCCGCCGCGGAGCCCGCGGCTGCCGAGGAGCCCGCGGCCGCCGCCGAGCAGGAGCCCGTGGTCGAGAAGCCCGTCAAGGCACCGCGCAAGCGTGCCCCGCGTCGCGCGAAGAGCACGGATGTTCCGGCCGAGCCGGCCCCGGCGCCCGCCGCTGAGGAGACCCCCGTCGCCCCGGCCCCGGCTGCCGAGGAGACCGCGGCTGCCGAGGAGACCGCGGCTGCCGAGGAGACCGCGGCTGCCGAGGAGACCGCGCCCGCGGAGACGCCGGCCGCCGAGACGGCGCGCGCGGAGGTCGTCGGCGAGGCGAGCCCCGTCGAGACGGGCGAGAGTGCGGCCGCACAGCCCGAGGCCGCGACCGAGACCCCTGTCGCCGAGACCCCCGTCGCCGAGACTCCGGAGAACGGCGATCAGGGCGAAGGCAGCAGCCGCAGCCGCAGCCGCAGCCGTTCGCGCAACCGCAAGCGCGGTGGCACGCAGGCCGATGCCCAGGGCAACGGTCAGCCGGCCGCGGCGAGCCAGCCCGCCCCCGCCGCCGAGTCCGGCGACGACGAGCAGCAGGGTGGCCGCAACGGCAACCGCCAGCGCAACAAGCGCCGCGGCGCCGCCGACGAGTTCGAGCCGGAGATCGGCGAGGACGACGTGCTCATCCCGATCGCCGGCATCCTCGACGTCCTGGACAACTACGCCTTCGTGCGCACGACGGGCTACCTCGCGGGTCCGAGCGACGTCTACGTCTCGCTCGGCCAGGTGAAGAAGTACAACCTCCGCAAGGGCGACGCCGTCGTCGGGGCGATCAAGCAGCCCCGCGAGGGCGAGCAGCAGGGGCGTCAGAAGTACAACGCCCTCGTCAAGGTCGACGCGATCAACGGCCTGTCGGTGGAGGACGCCGCCTCCCGCGTCGAGTTCGGCAAGCTCACCCCGCTCTACCCGCAGGAGCGGCTGCGTCTGGAGACGGCGCCGGAGAAGCTGACCCAGCGCATCATCGATCTCGTCGCCCCGGTCGGAAAGGGCCAGCGCGGCCTCATCGTCGCCCCGCCGAAGGCCGGCAAGACCATCGTGCTGCAGCAGATCGCGAACGCGATCGCCCTGAACAACCCCGAGGTGCACCTCATGGTCGTTCTCGTCGACGAGCGGCCCGAGGAAGTGACCGACATGCAGCGCACGGTCAAGGGCGAGGTCATCGCGTCCACCTTCGACCGTCCGGCTGAGGACCACACCACGGTCGCGGAGCTCGCGATCGAGCGCGCGAAGCGTCTGGTCGAGCTCGGCCGCGACGTCGTCGTGCTGCTCGACTCGATCACGCGTCTCGGACGCGCCTACAACGTGTCCGCGCCCACGAGCGGCCGTGTGCTGTCGGGCGGCGTCGACGCCTCGGCCCTCTACCCGCCCAAGCGGTTCTTCGGCGCGGCGCGCAACATCGAGAACGGCGGATCGCTCACGATCCTCGCGACCGCCCTCGTCGAGACCGGCTCCAAGATGGACGACGTGATCTTCGAGGAGTTCAAGGGCACGGGCAACAGCGAGCTGCGGCTGTCGCGTCAGCTCGCCGACAAGCGCATCTTCCCGGCCGTCGACGTGAACGCCTCGTCGACGCGTCGCGAGGAGATGCTCCTCTCGCCCGACGAGGTCAAGATCACCTGGAAGCTGCGTCGTGCCCTCGCGGGCCTCGACACGCAGCAGGCCCTCGAGGTCGTGCTCGGAAAGCTCAAGGAGACGCAGTCGAACGTCGAGTTCCTCGTGCAGATGCAGAAGTCGATCCCGGCACCCGCCGGCGGTCACTCGCACGGACACGAGAACGACATCCGCTGACCTCCGCGTGTCCGCCCCCGGCATGTTCGCCTCGGTCGAGGCGCTGATCGACGAGCACCGAGCGGTGCAGATCGAGCTCAGCGACCCGGCCGTCCACGCCGACGCCGCGCGTGCGAAGCGCGTGAACCGGCGCTACGCCGAGCTCTCGCGCATCGTCAAGGCGCATGAGGACTGGCTCGCTGCCACCGACGACCTGGCGGCCGCCCGTGAGCTCGCCCGTGAGGACGAGGCGTTCGCGGAGGAGGTCCCGGCGCTCGAGGAGCGCGTGGCGGAGGCGCAGGAGCGCCTGCGTCGCCTGCTCATCCCGCGCGATCCCGATGACGCGCGCGACGTGATCATGGAGATCAAGGCAGGCGAGGGCGGCGCCGAGTCGGCGCTGTTCGCCGCCGACCTGCTGCGGATGTATCTGCAGTACGCCGCCTCGCAGGGATGGAAGACGGAGCTCCTCGAGCGCAACGAGTCGGACCTCGGCGGCTACAAGGACGTCCAGGTCGCGATCAAGGGCTCGTCCACCGACCCCGCGCAGGGCGTCTGGGCGCATCTGAAGTACGAGGGCGGCGTGCACCGCGTGCAGCGTGTGCCCGCGACCGAGTCCCAGGGACGCATCCACACCTCGACGACGGGAGTGCTGGTCTTCCCCGAGGTCGACGAGCCCGAAGAGGTCCACATCGACCCGAACGACCTGAAGATCGACGTGTTCCGCTCCTCCGGCCCGGGCGGGCAGTCGGTCAACACCACCGACTCCGCCGTGCGCATCACGCACCTTCCCACGGGGATCGTCGTCTCGATGCAGAACGAGAAGAGCCAGCTGCAGAACCGCGAGGCGGGCATGCGCGTGCTCCGCGCGCGGCTGCTGGCGAAGCAGCAGGAGGAGCAGGACGCGGCGGCCGCCGACGCCCGCCGCTCGCAGATCCGTGGCATGGATCGCTCGGAGCGCATCCGCACCTACAACTTCCCCGAGAACCGCATCGCCGATCACCGCACGGGCTACAAGGCGTACAACCTGGACCAGGTCATGGACGGCGCGCTCGGCCCCGTCATCGAGTCCCTGATCGCTGCGGACGAGGAAGAGCGTCTCGCGGCCCTGGCGCCGGAGTCCTGACCGCGCGCGGCGCGGCTCGTCACCAGCGGGGCGGATGCGGCAGCGGGCCGCGGCGCGCCTCGAGCTGCGCCGCCAGGCGGAACAGCTCGGCCTCGCCGCCGGGACGCCCGACCAGCTGAGCCGACACGGGGTGTCCCGTCGCGTCCCGGGTGACGGGGATCGTGATCGCCGGCAGCCCCGCGACGTTCACGAAGCTCGAGTACGGGGCGTACTGCACCTGCTGCGCGAAGTTCCGTTCCGGGTCGCCCGGGTCGAACCATCCCACCGGTCGCGGCGGCAGCGCGAGCGCCGGCGTCAGCACGGCGTCGTAGGGGGCGAAGGCCGCGATCGTCTCGCGCTCGAACTCGACCGCGGCGGACTGAGCTGCCGCCAGCTCGCCCGACGGCAGCTCCCTGCCCTCGCGCACGAGCCACGCCGTGATCGGCTCGACGCGCGCGAGCTCCGCCTCGGACAGGGACAGCCGCGCCGCCGAGGCGCGCCACAGCACCCGGAACAGCGCCGCGTACCCGTGCGGTCGCCAGCGCGCCGCCGAGACCGCGTTCCCGGCGTCGGCGAGCGTGTCCGCAGCCCAGGAGACCGCCATCCGTGCGGCGGCATCGAGCCGGATGTCCTCGTCGTCGTCCCACGGCGACACCGTCGTCACCCCGACGCGCAGGGCGCCGGCGTCGCGGGGGAGAGGCGCGGCGGGGGCGAGCGCGCGCCAGACGAGCTCGGCGTCCGCGACGCTGCGCGCCAGCGGTCCCGTGACGACGAGCCCCGTGGGGGAGTCGACCGCGATCCGCCCGCGCGAGGGTTTGAGCCCGACGACCCCGACGGTCGCCGCCGGGATGCGGATCGAGCCGCCGCCGTCGGACCCGATGGCGACCGGCAGCATCCCCGCTGCGACCGCGACGGCGGCGCCGCCCGACGATCCGCCGGCGCCGTTGCGCGGATCCCACGGATCCCGTGCGGCGGGCGCGACGGCGGACTCGGTGTAGCCGGTGAGTCCGAACTCGGGGGTGTTGGTCTTGCCGAGCGAGATCGCGCCCGTCGCATCCAGCGCCAGCG
It includes:
- the rho gene encoding transcription termination factor Rho, coding for MESISEIQTTDSAADEIVEPTETTAVSSTDAEAAPAAAAEPAAAAPDEPAAAEPAAAEEPAAAAEQEPVVEKPVKAPRKRAPRRAKSTDVPAEPAPAPAAEETPVAPAPAAEETAAAEETAAAEETAAAEETAPAETPAAETARAEVVGEASPVETGESAAAQPEAATETPVAETPVAETPENGDQGEGSSRSRSRSRSRNRKRGGTQADAQGNGQPAAASQPAPAAESGDDEQQGGRNGNRQRNKRRGAADEFEPEIGEDDVLIPIAGILDVLDNYAFVRTTGYLAGPSDVYVSLGQVKKYNLRKGDAVVGAIKQPREGEQQGRQKYNALVKVDAINGLSVEDAASRVEFGKLTPLYPQERLRLETAPEKLTQRIIDLVAPVGKGQRGLIVAPPKAGKTIVLQQIANAIALNNPEVHLMVVLVDERPEEVTDMQRTVKGEVIASTFDRPAEDHTTVAELAIERAKRLVELGRDVVVLLDSITRLGRAYNVSAPTSGRVLSGGVDASALYPPKRFFGAARNIENGGSLTILATALVETGSKMDDVIFEEFKGTGNSELRLSRQLADKRIFPAVDVNASSTRREEMLLSPDEVKITWKLRRALAGLDTQQALEVVLGKLKETQSNVEFLVQMQKSIPAPAGGHSHGHENDIR
- the prfA gene encoding peptide chain release factor 1 → MFASVEALIDEHRAVQIELSDPAVHADAARAKRVNRRYAELSRIVKAHEDWLAATDDLAAARELAREDEAFAEEVPALEERVAEAQERLRRLLIPRDPDDARDVIMEIKAGEGGAESALFAADLLRMYLQYAASQGWKTELLERNESDLGGYKDVQVAIKGSSTDPAQGVWAHLKYEGGVHRVQRVPATESQGRIHTSTTGVLVFPEVDEPEEVHIDPNDLKIDVFRSSGPGGQSVNTTDSAVRITHLPTGIVVSMQNEKSQLQNREAGMRVLRARLLAKQQEEQDAAAADARRSQIRGMDRSERIRTYNFPENRIADHRTGYKAYNLDQVMDGALGPVIESLIAADEEERLAALAPES
- a CDS encoding amidase; translated protein: MLHERSAVELRAALRSGQVSPQEAVAHFLDRISRRDGELGAFVEVTAEAALDRAETLDATTPAAARSDAALWGLPTADKDLVAREGVPTRYGSLTRAAHVPETSDPLALALDATGAISLGKTNTPEFGLTGYTESAVAPAARDPWDPRNGAGGSSGGAAVAVAAGMLPVAIGSDGGGSIRIPAATVGVVGLKPSRGRIAVDSPTGLVVTGPLARSVADAELVWRALAPAAPLPRDAGALRVGVTTVSPWDDDEDIRLDAAARMAVSWAADTLADAGNAVSAARWRPHGYAALFRVLWRASAARLSLSEAELARVEPITAWLVREGRELPSGELAAAQSAAVEFERETIAAFAPYDAVLTPALALPPRPVGWFDPGDPERNFAQQVQYAPYSSFVNVAGLPAITIPVTRDATGHPVSAQLVGRPGGEAELFRLAAQLEARRGPLPHPPRW